From Deltaproteobacteria bacterium, one genomic window encodes:
- a CDS encoding TauD/TfdA family dioxygenase, giving the protein MKLHSAGLFDNLAKDYAHIRAVPLAAAMGAEIQGVRISNLTDAQFAEIRHALFRHKMIYFRDQDITHADQEAFSLRFGDFAEDAYTKGVEGHVNVQPVIKEADARVAMIFGSGWHTDSPFLARPPAISMLYGVDIPPFGGDTMWANSALAYALLSDTMKAMIAPLKVRMSMRDVLAAAQSVMEPDDSPLGRLAASRHARQLDEEIKRKVEGSAHPLARTHPVTGEKALYCDQTYAVGIDGMTEAEAEPLLRFLGEHITQPALTCRLRWAPKTLTMWDNRLCLHQAFNDHNGYRREMYRTTIAGEAPV; this is encoded by the coding sequence GTGAAACTTCATTCTGCGGGCCTGTTTGACAATCTGGCCAAGGACTACGCTCACATTCGGGCCGTGCCGCTGGCTGCGGCGATGGGCGCGGAAATTCAAGGGGTGCGGATCAGCAATCTAACGGATGCGCAGTTCGCGGAGATCCGGCACGCCTTGTTCCGGCACAAGATGATCTACTTTCGCGACCAGGACATCACTCACGCGGATCAGGAAGCGTTCAGCCTGAGGTTCGGCGACTTCGCCGAGGATGCTTACACCAAGGGCGTGGAAGGCCACGTCAACGTCCAACCCGTGATCAAGGAAGCCGACGCCCGCGTGGCCATGATCTTCGGCTCGGGCTGGCATACGGACTCGCCGTTTCTCGCCCGGCCGCCGGCGATCAGTATGTTGTACGGGGTCGATATTCCGCCCTTCGGCGGTGACACGATGTGGGCCAACTCGGCGTTGGCATACGCGCTCTTGAGCGACACCATGAAGGCAATGATCGCCCCGCTCAAAGTCCGCATGTCGATGCGTGACGTGCTGGCGGCGGCGCAATCGGTGATGGAACCCGACGACAGCCCGCTGGGCCGGCTGGCGGCATCGCGGCACGCGAGGCAGCTCGACGAAGAGATCAAGAGAAAGGTGGAAGGTAGCGCGCATCCGCTGGCGCGGACTCACCCGGTGACGGGGGAGAAAGCGCTCTACTGCGATCAGACCTATGCGGTGGGCATTGACGGCATGACCGAGGCGGAGGCGGAACCGCTCCTGCGCTTTCTCGGCGAGCACATCACGCAACCCGCCCTCACCTGTCGCCTGCGCTGGGCGCCCAAGACGTTGACGATGTGGGACAACCGCCTCTGTCTGCATCAGGCGTTCAACGACCACAACGGCTACCGACGCGAGATGTACCGCACCACCATCGCCGGCGAAGCGCCGGTTTAG
- a CDS encoding UPF0175 family protein gives MSELRIQLPAERPVEEARLLLMAKLFETGRLSLGQAAKSAGHSQVAFVELLGEVGVPVLDYSPEELRAEVEG, from the coding sequence ATGAGCGAATTGCGAATCCAGTTACCAGCGGAGCGTCCAGTCGAGGAAGCGCGCCTGTTGCTGATGGCCAAACTCTTCGAGACGGGCCGGCTGTCGTTGGGGCAGGCTGCGAAGTCAGCCGGGCACTCGCAGGTGGCGTTCGTGGAACTCCTCGGAGAGGTGGGAGTCCCCGTCCTCGACTACTCTCCAGAAGAGCTACGCGCCGAGGTCGAAGGTTGA
- the radC gene encoding DNA repair protein RadC, whose product MSKTIHQMPEADRPREKLLRKGAAALSDRELLAVLLGKGTPGMDVMTLAGKLARLIDEKGLEVKAEDLTQFEGVGDAKATLILAAIEFARRRIKPEGAKIVTPADLLPHIRHYADRKQEHFLCASINGANEILNIRVVSIGLIDRSPVHPREVFADALSDRASAVIVAHNHPSGGLAPSQSDVNITAQLKAAGEIVAIELLDHIIFNRSGYFSFLEEGKL is encoded by the coding sequence ATGAGCAAGACCATTCACCAAATGCCCGAAGCCGACCGGCCGCGCGAGAAGCTGCTCCGGAAAGGCGCGGCTGCCTTGAGCGATCGGGAACTGCTGGCGGTTCTGCTTGGGAAAGGCACGCCAGGGATGGATGTCATGACCCTCGCCGGGAAGCTGGCGCGGCTCATTGACGAGAAGGGGCTGGAAGTGAAGGCCGAAGACCTGACGCAGTTCGAAGGCGTGGGCGACGCGAAGGCCACCCTGATTCTCGCGGCGATCGAGTTCGCCCGCCGCCGCATCAAGCCGGAGGGCGCGAAGATCGTAACTCCGGCGGATCTGCTGCCTCACATCCGGCACTATGCCGACCGGAAGCAGGAGCATTTCTTGTGCGCCAGCATCAACGGCGCAAATGAGATCCTGAACATCCGGGTCGTGTCCATCGGTTTGATAGACCGGAGCCCGGTGCATCCGCGAGAAGTCTTCGCGGATGCACTCTCCGACCGGGCTTCGGCTGTCATCGTCGCCCACAATCACCCCAGTGGTGGTCTTGCGCCGTCGCAAAGCGACGTCAACATCACCGCCCAGCTCAAAGCGGCGGGTGAAATCGTGGCCATCGAGCTGCTGGACCACATCATCTTCAACAGGAGCGGATACTTTAGCTTTTTGGAAGAGGGGAAGCTGTAG
- a CDS encoding type I restriction endonuclease subunit R — MPKRKKSPELTFQQHIADFLVREHKYGVLEQTDITDTEHFIAEDHLWAFLKATQADTLKKVRGMEFRLFYPKPRSAASAAAEKYAQNRITFRPHFYFGETSQEIDFVFFLNGLPIVALELKHEKNQNVHDAVAQFAAREHSRRIFQHPFLYLAADTSDVMAATDPRREENFRWHNTGLTNTPTNPDEYPVEFLYREVLSKEQLMEALSFFLVRVPQRQAEDDKSERPALTLFPRYHQSRLVRKISTDISAHFDAKGDIGKKYLADHSAGSGKTLSICWLADRLHSLFKPGTNEKLVDITFILTDRKSLDTNVREDIANFTHLKDVVGIAKKADDLPRFLKDRKPIIVTTQQKFAWVLEELQDNSALKTLRVAFLIDEAHRSQEGQMGAAIRLPFRKADEPDADAPELDPEEQIAKVIREHDGNQLFVAFTATPAPATVSLFGAPFDNYTEAEAIAEGYIVDVAASIISYKTLYNLHCHFVPPPDEEENVYPKGVVSKALMNVAFQDDGLIQYKAEVMLRIFEEQVMPLIEGRAKAMIVTSSRVAGLRYCDIIKEKLKERGAHYKVLYAFSDFTHPETNAEIHEHAVNELKDGELIEERFEGEDYRLMIVANKFQTGFDQPLLAGMFLDKPVVDRNAVQTVSRLNRCHEGKEDVVVVDFTNNAAAILKAFQKYRKGTPFAPEEPDQELCPKLYAEILAASVFTQKDAADFAKLAATGTDAQVQFFINALRTRFHAKIADTEERKTFVYLLARYVKAFHFLTCFFTYAAELKEFAKFAEYVGPQLIKHGSVSDLMKQIRKTEVIKAAVEYQGVTTSAGPVKLRPGKGSKGAGPPPKKVSVQDMIAEIRAKFDISDEEALYIRQVTEEKAADAAIRNTVTAHRDDRIYLEGAYRGQVNGEIQTAYEERDRYEELSNEDYIRSGGIFDIMAVTVIQHHLSFAA; from the coding sequence GTGCCCAAGCGAAAGAAATCCCCCGAGCTGACCTTTCAGCAGCACATCGCGGATTTCCTCGTCCGCGAGCACAAGTATGGCGTGCTGGAACAGACCGACATCACGGACACCGAGCATTTTATCGCCGAAGATCACCTCTGGGCCTTCCTCAAAGCCACGCAAGCCGACACGCTCAAGAAGGTGCGCGGGATGGAGTTCCGGCTTTTCTATCCCAAGCCACGCTCCGCGGCCAGCGCCGCCGCAGAAAAATACGCCCAGAACCGCATCACCTTCCGCCCACACTTTTATTTCGGCGAAACGAGTCAGGAAATTGATTTCGTTTTCTTCCTCAACGGCCTGCCCATCGTGGCCCTGGAATTGAAGCACGAGAAAAACCAGAACGTGCATGATGCCGTGGCGCAGTTCGCCGCGCGCGAGCACTCGCGCAGGATTTTCCAGCACCCGTTCCTTTACCTCGCCGCCGACACGAGCGACGTGATGGCCGCCACCGACCCGCGCCGGGAGGAGAATTTCCGCTGGCACAACACGGGCCTCACCAATACCCCCACGAATCCAGACGAATATCCGGTCGAGTTTCTTTACCGTGAAGTCTTGTCCAAGGAGCAGTTGATGGAGGCGCTCTCGTTCTTCCTCGTGCGCGTGCCCCAGCGCCAGGCGGAGGACGACAAGTCGGAACGCCCCGCGCTCACCTTGTTCCCGCGCTACCACCAAAGCCGCTTGGTGCGCAAAATCTCCACCGACATCTCGGCGCACTTTGACGCCAAAGGCGACATCGGGAAAAAGTATCTCGCCGACCACTCCGCCGGCAGCGGCAAGACCCTCTCGATCTGCTGGCTGGCGGACAGACTGCACAGTCTGTTCAAGCCCGGCACGAATGAAAAGCTGGTGGACATCACGTTCATCCTCACCGATCGCAAATCGCTCGACACGAACGTCCGGGAGGACATCGCGAATTTCACCCACCTGAAAGACGTGGTGGGCATCGCCAAAAAAGCCGACGACCTGCCGCGCTTCCTCAAAGACCGCAAGCCGATCATCGTCACCACGCAGCAGAAGTTCGCCTGGGTGTTGGAAGAACTCCAAGACAACTCGGCGTTGAAGACTCTGCGCGTCGCCTTCCTGATTGATGAGGCGCACCGCTCCCAGGAAGGCCAGATGGGCGCGGCCATCCGCCTGCCGTTCCGCAAAGCGGACGAACCGGACGCCGACGCGCCAGAGCTAGACCCGGAGGAACAGATTGCCAAGGTCATCCGCGAGCACGATGGCAATCAGTTGTTCGTCGCGTTCACCGCCACCCCTGCGCCGGCCACCGTCAGCCTGTTCGGCGCGCCGTTCGACAACTACACCGAGGCCGAGGCCATCGCCGAGGGCTACATCGTGGACGTGGCGGCCAGCATCATTTCCTACAAGACGCTCTACAACCTGCATTGCCATTTTGTTCCCCCGCCGGACGAGGAGGAGAACGTCTATCCCAAGGGCGTCGTGTCCAAGGCGCTGATGAACGTCGCGTTTCAGGACGACGGGCTCATCCAATACAAGGCCGAGGTGATGCTCCGCATCTTCGAGGAGCAAGTGATGCCGCTGATCGAAGGCCGGGCCAAGGCGATGATCGTCACCAGTTCCCGCGTAGCCGGGTTGCGTTATTGCGACATCATCAAGGAAAAGCTCAAAGAGCGCGGCGCGCACTACAAAGTGCTCTACGCTTTCTCCGATTTCACGCATCCCGAAACCAACGCGGAAATTCACGAGCACGCCGTCAACGAACTCAAAGACGGCGAGTTGATCGAGGAACGGTTCGAGGGCGAGGACTACCGGCTCATGATCGTGGCCAACAAATTCCAGACCGGCTTCGACCAGCCGTTGCTCGCCGGCATGTTCCTCGACAAGCCCGTCGTGGACCGCAACGCCGTGCAGACGGTGTCGCGCCTGAACCGCTGCCACGAGGGCAAGGAAGACGTGGTGGTCGTGGACTTCACCAACAACGCCGCCGCCATCCTCAAGGCGTTCCAGAAATACCGCAAAGGCACGCCGTTCGCGCCGGAAGAGCCGGATCAAGAGCTTTGCCCTAAGCTCTACGCCGAAATTCTGGCGGCAAGCGTGTTCACACAGAAGGACGCCGCCGATTTCGCGAAACTGGCCGCCACCGGCACTGACGCGCAGGTGCAGTTCTTCATCAACGCGCTGCGCACACGGTTTCACGCAAAGATTGCGGACACTGAGGAGCGCAAGACGTTCGTCTATTTGCTCGCCCGCTACGTCAAGGCTTTCCATTTCCTGACCTGCTTCTTCACCTACGCGGCAGAGTTGAAAGAGTTCGCCAAGTTCGCCGAATACGTCGGTCCGCAACTCATCAAGCACGGCAGCGTATCCGACCTGATGAAACAGATCCGGAAAACGGAAGTCATCAAGGCCGCCGTCGAGTATCAAGGCGTCACCACCAGCGCCGGACCGGTGAAACTGAGGCCAGGCAAAGGCAGCAAGGGCGCTGGCCCGCCGCCCAAGAAGGTTTCCGTTCAGGACATGATCGCGGAGATTCGCGCCAAGTTCGACATCAGCGACGAGGAAGCCCTCTACATAAGGCAGGTCACTGAGGAGAAAGCCGCCGACGCGGCCATTCGCAACACGGTCACCGCCCACCGGGACGACCGCATCTATCTCGAAGGCGCGTATCGCGGGCAGGTGAACGGCGAGATTCAGACCGCCTACGAAGAGCGCGACCGTTACGAGGAGCTGTCCAACGAGGACTACATTCGCTCCGGGGGTATCTTCGACATCATGGCGGTCACCGTGATCCAGCACCATCTGTCATTCGCGGCATGA
- a CDS encoding DUF1016 domain-containing protein — translation MTPRKPTKRAGVVLPVGKPIALISDVRELILQAREGVARAVDSALTTLYWHVGRRIRKDILREKRAEYGEQIVSALSAQLEVEFGRGFGEKNLRRMIQFAEAFPDEKIVAALRRQLGWTHFKAIIPMTDPLKRDFYAEMCRIERWNTRTLEKKIGSMLFERTALSRKPAKLAEMELNQLREADKVTPDLVFRDPYILDFLGLKDTYAEKDLEAAILREMEAFILELGVGFCFVARQQRMQIDDRDYYLDLLFYHRKLRRLIAIDLKIGRFEAADKGQMELYLGWLKRYACEPGDAEPLGMILCAGKSEEHIALLELQKSGIHVASYWTDALPKKELERKLHEAVRLARTRLEAAKD, via the coding sequence ATGACACCTCGGAAACCGACAAAGCGAGCGGGCGTGGTCTTGCCAGTTGGAAAGCCAATCGCGCTGATCTCGGATGTGCGGGAGCTGATTCTGCAAGCTCGCGAGGGGGTCGCCCGGGCCGTGGACTCCGCGCTGACGACCCTGTACTGGCACGTGGGCCGCCGCATCCGGAAGGACATCCTCAGGGAAAAGCGCGCCGAGTATGGGGAGCAGATTGTGTCCGCGCTGAGTGCGCAATTGGAAGTGGAGTTTGGGCGTGGATTTGGCGAAAAGAACCTGCGCCGCATGATCCAGTTTGCGGAAGCGTTCCCCGATGAAAAGATTGTCGCCGCACTGCGGCGACAATTGGGCTGGACTCATTTCAAGGCCATCATCCCGATGACCGATCCGCTCAAACGCGACTTCTACGCCGAGATGTGCCGCATCGAGCGCTGGAACACTCGCACACTGGAGAAGAAAATCGGCTCGATGCTCTTCGAGCGCACGGCGCTGTCGCGCAAGCCCGCGAAGCTCGCGGAGATGGAACTCAATCAATTGCGAGAGGCAGACAAGGTCACGCCCGATCTGGTCTTCCGCGATCCCTACATCCTCGATTTCCTCGGGTTGAAAGACACCTATGCGGAAAAAGATTTGGAAGCGGCGATTCTGCGGGAGATGGAAGCGTTCATCCTCGAACTGGGGGTGGGCTTCTGCTTCGTGGCACGGCAGCAGCGGATGCAGATCGACGACCGGGATTACTACCTCGACCTGCTCTTCTACCACCGCAAACTTCGCCGCCTGATCGCGATCGACCTGAAGATCGGCCGGTTCGAGGCAGCGGACAAAGGCCAGATGGAACTCTACTTGGGCTGGCTCAAGCGTTACGCGTGCGAACCGGGCGATGCCGAGCCGTTGGGCATGATCCTGTGCGCGGGCAAAAGCGAGGAACACATCGCCCTGCTTGAACTCCAGAAGAGCGGCATCCACGTGGCCAGCTACTGGACGGATGCGCTGCCGAAGAAGGAACTGGAACGCAAACTCCACGAGGCGGTGCGCCTGGCCCGGACACGTCTGGAGGCGGCAAAGGACTGA
- a CDS encoding restriction endonuclease subunit S, with protein MSAVESNDAWLGKMPSDWQRSRLRNVAALSPGYSATVPASDEACTVAPMELLSDDGAIDVTNQQPLDEVTSGLTLFEAGDVLFAKITPCMENGKGAFVRKLPTRYAFGSTEFHVLRPSKKIDGTFLYYVTFNPIYRAYAAENMVGAAGQKRVSSRFVKDTRLFLPPLPEQQRIAAYLDASCAAIDAAVAAKRRQHETLDALRKSIIQRAVTRGTSARVALESTGNAWMEEIPRGWKLVCLKRIAAIQGGLTLGKQYEGSLIERPYLRVGNVQDGHLDLADVSVIELPASVAAGVELRPDDVLMTEGGDLDKLGRGHLWRGEITGCLHQNHIFAVRCFLHKLKPMFLAYVTAAQYGRDYFEATGKKTTNLACTNATKVGEFPIPLPSLTEQEAICVYLDEKLGELKRIVSGIESQIATLTAYRKSLIHECVTGQRQVTDDDVRRAGHSERSQPTERRA; from the coding sequence ATGAGCGCTGTCGAGTCCAACGACGCCTGGCTCGGTAAAATGCCGAGCGACTGGCAGCGCAGTCGGCTTCGCAACGTGGCCGCATTGTCACCGGGCTACTCCGCGACAGTTCCCGCGTCAGATGAAGCATGCACGGTCGCTCCAATGGAATTGCTTTCCGACGATGGCGCGATTGACGTAACGAATCAGCAGCCGTTGGACGAAGTCACATCGGGACTGACCCTCTTTGAGGCGGGCGATGTTCTCTTCGCAAAGATCACTCCTTGCATGGAGAACGGGAAAGGTGCGTTCGTGCGGAAACTGCCAACGCGCTACGCCTTTGGAAGCACCGAGTTTCACGTGCTTCGGCCCAGTAAGAAGATTGACGGGACATTCCTGTATTACGTCACCTTCAATCCCATTTACCGCGCTTATGCAGCAGAGAACATGGTCGGCGCGGCGGGCCAAAAGCGTGTGTCCTCTCGCTTTGTGAAAGATACGCGGCTGTTCCTCCCGCCGCTGCCGGAGCAACAGCGGATCGCGGCGTATCTGGATGCGAGTTGTGCGGCGATTGACGCGGCGGTGGCCGCCAAACGCCGCCAACACGAAACCCTCGACGCACTCCGCAAGTCCATCATTCAACGTGCCGTGACACGGGGCACCTCAGCGCGCGTCGCGCTGGAATCTACTGGCAATGCGTGGATGGAAGAGATTCCACGCGGCTGGAAGCTCGTTTGCCTCAAACGCATCGCTGCAATTCAAGGCGGTCTCACCCTCGGCAAGCAATATGAAGGTTCGCTCATCGAGCGTCCTTATCTGCGTGTCGGTAATGTGCAGGACGGCCACCTCGATTTGGCGGACGTTTCCGTGATCGAACTCCCGGCCAGCGTAGCTGCGGGTGTTGAGCTTCGCCCTGACGATGTGTTGATGACCGAGGGCGGAGACCTTGATAAACTCGGTCGAGGCCATTTATGGAGAGGCGAGATCACGGGATGCCTGCACCAGAACCACATCTTCGCAGTGCGGTGCTTCCTCCACAAATTGAAGCCGATGTTCCTCGCCTATGTCACTGCCGCTCAGTATGGGCGTGATTACTTCGAGGCCACGGGCAAGAAAACAACCAACCTGGCCTGCACGAACGCGACCAAGGTTGGCGAGTTCCCCATTCCATTACCCTCCTTGACCGAGCAGGAAGCTATCTGTGTTTACCTAGACGAAAAACTCGGTGAACTGAAGCGCATCGTTTCAGGCATCGAATCCCAAATCGCCACCCTCACCGCCTACCGCAAGTCGCTGATACACGAGTGCGTCACCGGCCAGCGGCAGGTGACGGACGACGACGTGCGGCGCGCAGGGCACAGCGAGAGAAGTCAGCCTACGGAGCGCAGGGCATGA
- a CDS encoding SAM-dependent DNA methyltransferase, whose amino-acid sequence MALSLDKPKLDNLAGDIWKSAERLRGKFKPYEYQGVILPIIVIRRLECVLLTWREAKRVEVLAKRPKLTEKELTKLVKKLELNPKQSPFSNKTDLTLRKVYEEDPALLEENFRKYINGFSKNVEDIIEHFNYRATIGTMVKNNRLAPILNQYKELALGPDQLSGLEMGYIYEELLRRFSEQSGEVAGDHFTPREVIRLMVELLDIPIPDRHFSIYDPAAGTSGMLSVAKEHLLDRAATPEEKERVEKFLTVHGQELSPTNYAVCQADLLIKNDQQVKIFLGNSLIPHDPRSRDQGDQWPEPKHRFNRMLSNPPFGVTWGGKDGYEAEVLKLKKTRYTAGLPARNEGSLLFLQTMIAKMIPPAEGGSRIAIIFNGSPLSNGDCGQGGSEIRRWILENDWLDAIVMLPDQLFYNTGIFTYIWLLRNDKPAGHRGRVMLIDARKQFEKEPKAFASKRNRMTDAHRQWIEERYREGWAKGYTDEQVKIFQREDFAYRKVGVVFWQTDEQDKPAIVTEPYGKAFTAPNVTKELEFHASDLTFSVRVKAADGEKTITLAIPPNDNAAKKFRTVLADRPEILSVEWTHRHYVQDDEYIPHGEDIEAFLKREIAKPIIRWEDSPQLGYEILPNKCFYRYQPPTPAKELLAEFWKLEKEAEKILEGLAK is encoded by the coding sequence ATGGCTCTCTCTCTCGACAAACCCAAGCTCGACAACCTCGCCGGCGACATCTGGAAATCCGCCGAGCGGTTGCGCGGCAAGTTCAAGCCTTACGAATATCAGGGCGTCATCCTGCCGATCATCGTCATCCGCCGGTTAGAGTGCGTGCTGTTGACGTGGCGCGAGGCCAAGCGCGTGGAGGTGCTCGCGAAGCGGCCCAAGCTCACCGAGAAGGAACTCACCAAGCTGGTCAAGAAGCTCGAACTCAATCCCAAGCAGTCGCCCTTCTCCAACAAAACCGATTTGACGCTCCGCAAGGTCTATGAGGAAGACCCCGCGCTCCTGGAAGAAAACTTCCGCAAATACATCAACGGCTTTTCCAAGAACGTTGAGGACATCATCGAGCACTTCAACTACCGCGCCACCATCGGCACGATGGTGAAGAACAACCGGCTCGCGCCGATCCTGAATCAATACAAGGAACTCGCGCTCGGCCCGGACCAGCTCTCCGGGCTGGAGATGGGTTACATCTACGAGGAATTGCTCCGGCGCTTCTCAGAACAAAGCGGTGAGGTAGCCGGAGATCACTTCACCCCGCGCGAAGTCATCCGCCTCATGGTGGAGCTGCTGGACATTCCCATTCCCGACCGCCATTTTTCCATCTACGACCCCGCAGCCGGCACGAGCGGCATGTTGTCCGTGGCTAAGGAACATCTGCTCGACCGCGCCGCCACACCGGAGGAAAAGGAGCGCGTCGAAAAGTTCCTCACCGTCCACGGCCAGGAGTTATCACCGACGAACTATGCCGTCTGTCAGGCCGACCTCCTCATCAAGAACGATCAGCAGGTCAAAATTTTCCTGGGCAACTCGCTCATCCCCCATGATCCGCGCAGCCGCGACCAGGGCGACCAGTGGCCAGAGCCCAAACACCGCTTCAACCGCATGTTGAGCAATCCTCCATTTGGCGTCACCTGGGGCGGCAAGGACGGCTACGAAGCTGAGGTGCTCAAGCTGAAGAAAACCCGCTATACGGCCGGCTTGCCTGCGAGGAATGAAGGATCGCTGTTGTTCCTACAAACCATGATCGCCAAGATGATCCCGCCCGCCGAGGGCGGCAGCCGCATCGCCATCATCTTCAACGGATCCCCGCTCTCGAACGGTGACTGCGGACAGGGCGGGAGCGAAATCCGCCGCTGGATTCTGGAGAACGACTGGCTCGACGCCATCGTCATGCTGCCCGACCAGTTGTTCTACAACACCGGCATCTTCACGTACATCTGGCTGCTGCGAAACGACAAACCCGCCGGCCATCGCGGACGCGTGATGCTCATTGACGCGCGGAAGCAATTCGAGAAAGAGCCAAAAGCCTTCGCCAGTAAACGCAACCGCATGACGGACGCCCATCGCCAATGGATCGAGGAGCGTTACCGCGAGGGCTGGGCCAAAGGCTACACCGATGAACAGGTGAAGATTTTCCAGCGCGAAGATTTTGCCTACCGCAAGGTCGGCGTCGTGTTCTGGCAGACGGACGAGCAGGACAAGCCCGCCATTGTTACCGAGCCATACGGGAAGGCGTTCACCGCCCCGAATGTCACCAAGGAACTGGAGTTCCACGCTAGCGACCTGACCTTCAGCGTGCGCGTGAAAGCGGCGGACGGAGAAAAGACCATCACCCTCGCCATCCCTCCCAACGACAACGCGGCGAAGAAGTTCAGAACAGTTTTGGCCGACCGGCCCGAAATTCTCTCCGTCGAATGGACGCACCGGCACTACGTGCAGGACGACGAATACATCCCGCACGGCGAGGACATCGAGGCGTTCCTGAAGCGGGAAATCGCCAAGCCCATCATCCGCTGGGAGGACAGCCCGCAACTCGGCTACGAAATCCTGCCGAACAAATGCTTCTACCGCTACCAGCCGCCCACGCCCGCGAAAGAATTGCTGGCCGAGTTTTGGAAACTGGAGAAAGAGGCAGAGAAGATATTGGAGGGGCTGGCCAAATGA
- the ispE gene encoding 4-(cytidine 5'-diphospho)-2-C-methyl-D-erythritol kinase: MSAPITQRVLAPAKVNLFLRVVGQRADGYHLLESLMLPVDLFDELRIAVDTDAAPHVTLRSDSPDVPADATNLAARAAVLFLQLTQIRAAVDIELVKRIPPGSGLGGGSSDAATTLTTLNRMLDAGRTADELAAWGARLGADVPFFVFGRPALVEGAGEVVSRLAGWDRIPLVLAFPGIGLSTAAVYQQYDARQDRPRSLTKRVSATSIADFATSGRPVRELLVNDLEAVAAELRPELLSLKSLLVQFGATGALMTGSGSAVFGIWPTRAAAEVAAEVVRGRGFWAVAVETLQVSPAAA; the protein is encoded by the coding sequence ATGAGCGCGCCCATCACACAGCGCGTGCTCGCGCCGGCTAAGGTGAATCTGTTTCTCCGTGTCGTTGGCCAGCGTGCCGACGGCTACCATCTGCTCGAATCGCTGATGTTGCCGGTCGATCTGTTCGACGAGCTGCGGATCGCCGTGGACACCGATGCGGCGCCGCACGTCACGTTGCGCAGCGATTCGCCGGATGTGCCGGCGGACGCGACGAACTTGGCCGCGCGTGCGGCCGTGTTGTTTCTACAACTGACGCAGATCCGTGCCGCGGTTGATATCGAACTGGTGAAGCGAATTCCCCCGGGCAGCGGGCTTGGGGGCGGTAGTAGCGACGCGGCGACGACTCTCACTACCCTCAATCGCATGCTCGATGCTGGTCGCACGGCGGACGAGTTGGCCGCGTGGGGTGCTCGCCTGGGTGCCGACGTGCCGTTCTTCGTGTTTGGCCGCCCGGCGCTCGTCGAAGGGGCAGGCGAGGTGGTTAGTCGCCTGGCTGGTTGGGATCGAATACCTCTGGTCCTTGCGTTCCCAGGAATCGGGCTGTCGACGGCGGCGGTTTATCAGCAGTACGATGCCCGTCAGGACCGCCCGCGTTCGTTGACAAAGAGAGTGTCGGCCACTAGTATCGCCGACTTCGCTACCAGCGGAAGGCCCGTGCGTGAGCTGCTGGTGAACGATCTTGAGGCAGTTGCCGCTGAGCTTCGTCCCGAGTTGCTTTCCCTCAAGAGCTTATTGGTGCAATTCGGCGCGACGGGCGCGCTGATGACAGGGAGCGGTTCGGCGGTGTTTGGGATCTGGCCGACGCGCGCGGCTGCGGAAGTGGCGGCCGAAGTGGTGCGCGGCCGGGGATTTTGGGCGGTCGCGGTCGAGACACTGCAGGTGTCACCGGCGGCAGCATGA